The following coding sequences are from one Microbacterium sp. SORGH_AS_0969 window:
- the lysA gene encoding diaminopimelate decarboxylase, whose protein sequence is MSASHSALVPEWLTAPADANELIAPVWPASARRRDDGSVEVGGVSVFDLRDRFGTPLYVLDEDEVRAHARRARAAFESAAARHGIRSRVYYAGKAFLSTEVVRWVVDEGLAVDVCTRGELEVALAGGADPARLGFHGNNKSVAELERAVEVGIGSVVVDSPIEIERLAAIADRRGAVQSVLVRVRTGVHAETHAFLATAHEDQKFGFSLEGAAEAVARIRELPSLRFIGLHAHIGSQIFDSAGFRESAARLVDLHADLLAGGEIPVLNVGGGFGISYTSVDDPKPIEEIADGILDAIADECAVRGIPMPDVATEPGRVIVGQAGVTLYEVGTVKTVTAAENLERTYVSVDGGMSDNARPALYGADFSARIVSRTSSETPALSRVVGRHCESGDIVVDAEYLPRDVTPGDLLAVPATGAYCFSLASNYNYTPRPPVVAVRDGQARVIVRGETIDDLLSRDAGIPASAPTATPHGDTE, encoded by the coding sequence GTGTCCGCCTCGCACTCCGCGCTCGTGCCCGAGTGGCTCACCGCCCCGGCCGATGCGAACGAGCTCATCGCTCCCGTCTGGCCCGCGTCCGCCCGTCGCCGCGACGATGGTTCCGTCGAGGTCGGCGGCGTCTCGGTGTTCGACCTCCGTGATCGTTTCGGCACCCCGCTCTACGTCCTCGACGAAGACGAGGTGCGCGCGCACGCCCGCCGCGCCCGCGCCGCGTTCGAATCCGCGGCGGCTCGTCATGGCATCCGCTCCCGCGTGTACTACGCGGGCAAGGCCTTCCTCTCGACCGAAGTCGTCCGGTGGGTCGTCGACGAGGGCCTCGCCGTCGACGTGTGCACCCGCGGCGAGCTCGAGGTCGCCCTCGCGGGCGGTGCGGACCCCGCGCGCCTCGGCTTCCACGGCAACAACAAGAGCGTCGCCGAGCTGGAGCGTGCCGTCGAGGTCGGCATCGGCTCCGTCGTCGTCGACAGCCCGATCGAGATCGAGCGTCTCGCCGCGATCGCGGATCGTCGCGGCGCCGTCCAGTCGGTGCTCGTCCGCGTGCGCACCGGCGTCCACGCCGAGACCCACGCGTTCCTCGCGACCGCGCACGAAGACCAGAAGTTCGGCTTCTCGCTCGAGGGCGCTGCTGAGGCGGTCGCTCGTATCCGGGAGCTGCCGAGCCTGCGCTTCATCGGTCTGCACGCGCACATCGGCTCGCAGATCTTCGACTCCGCGGGCTTCCGCGAGTCGGCGGCGCGCCTGGTCGACCTGCACGCCGATCTGCTCGCCGGGGGAGAGATCCCCGTGCTCAACGTCGGCGGAGGCTTCGGCATCTCGTACACCTCGGTCGACGACCCGAAGCCCATCGAAGAGATCGCCGACGGCATCCTGGATGCCATCGCCGACGAGTGCGCGGTACGCGGCATACCGATGCCCGACGTCGCCACCGAGCCCGGCCGTGTCATCGTCGGCCAGGCCGGTGTCACCCTGTACGAGGTCGGGACCGTCAAGACCGTCACGGCCGCCGAGAACCTCGAGCGCACCTACGTCAGCGTCGACGGCGGGATGAGCGACAACGCCCGCCCGGCCCTCTACGGCGCCGACTTCTCGGCGCGGATCGTCTCGCGCACGAGCTCCGAGACCCCCGCACTGTCGCGCGTGGTCGGCCGGCACTGCGAGTCGGGCGACATCGTCGTGGATGCCGAGTACCTCCCACGCGATGTGACCCCGGGCGATCTGCTCGCGGTGCCCGCCACCGGTGCGTACTGCTTCTCGCTCGCGAGCAACTACAACTACACCCCCCGTCCGCCGGTCGTCGCCGTCCGTGACGGTCAGGCCCGCGTCATCGTCCGCGGCGAGACCATCGACGATCTGCTCTCACGCGACGCCGGCATCCCGGCATCCGCCCCCACCGCAACACCCCACGGAGACACCGAATGA